One window of Fusarium keratoplasticum isolate Fu6.1 chromosome 2, whole genome shotgun sequence genomic DNA carries:
- a CDS encoding C2H2-type domain-containing protein, with the protein MPWTIWPALIVLWGVCWMFYPSPGRAPGAGELETQSHLHQPQPEELGGEFPFLASGEADLIFPFLEDFSFSDEWWAPHQLNTICDPLSMTMDHDTGAYPPDSAREFSPMTTVDLTRSPTNSLHPGSGSQLTLSPGVQQRSQSQGSEPVAVGITENIATTASGYVNMTLT; encoded by the exons ATGCCTTGGACAATCTGGCCGGCATTGATTGTGCTCTGGGGGGTCTGTTGGATGTTTTATCCCTCTCCCGGAAGGGCCCCTGGAGCTGGGGAGTTGGAGACCCAgtctcatcttcatcagccacaacCTGAAGAACTCGGTG GGGAATTCCCTTTTTTGGCATCAGGCGAGGCGGACCTGATCTTCCCCTTCCTTGAGGACTTTTCGTTTTCTGATGAATGGTGGGCTCCTCATCAGCTCAACACAATCTGTGATCCCTTGTCAATGACCATGGATCATGATACGGGGGCTTATCCACCAGATTCAGCACGCGAGTTTAGCCCGATGACAACGGTAGATCTAACCCGAAGTCCCACGAATTCTCTCCACCCTGGTTCAGGATCGCAGCTCACTCTTTCCCCCGGCGTTCAGCAACGGTCTCAAAGCCAAGGGAGCGAGCCGGTTGCCGTGGGTATCACCGAAAACATTGCAACGACTGCATCCGGGTACGTGAACATGACCTTGACGTGA
- a CDS encoding NACHT domain-containing protein translates to MWEVDSSSFSQRPELGYWVHKELLEWLIPVAYDRQQAEFAHRRHPGTLQWFLDSDTYQKWIHETSDLYSDGQPQDLRTLFCPGPAGVGKTILTSAVIQDLGHRFGEGSDSNVGIAYLYCFYNCQEQQSTPNLLLVLLEQLVSNRSRHRPQTWVPSHTQERFGPPMTSPPSLAKIMKSLEEVIAKYDRVFFVLDALDECAPGDRNALRKELFRLQTESKVHPFATSDSDSDVEHMFANAPSLEIQANQEDVRSYLGWGMDELPAFVKKDPTVKEEIKDTIIKAAPGSNLEMRLQKFPLYFYAALHWGFHARIAFHKFLDMSSMKLRFLSSSALIEASCDVVFRVGQWPRDEDFPGDYPSGMNGLHIAAYFGITNLVCALGSRVGAMVNALDEWGFAALAWAANEGHEETVKAILGFRAIDVNIRDSRGRTPISLAAGHSHTSIVKDLPDHGANPNFKDFRQATPLWHAAKGGHTTTVALLTRRDIDLDATSETPLDSAVWHDHEDRKGRTPLALALEKGNEAVVGQLRATGAREKGLNEYHVFLNDDEDGRQDGIDMTRKQADGPAWDVGGETEQESDGASQSSMSGEDSWQDDFENPNWRKERARRRRWFNPNWFDDTPANGDGDSNHSRWSGTIDFYYHQSALRP, encoded by the exons ATGTGGGAGGTTGATTCATCCTCCTTTTCCCAGAGGCCAGAGCTTGGCTATTGGGTCCACAAAGAGCTCTTAGAGTGGCTCATCCCTGTCGCGTACGACCGCCAACAAGCCGAATTCGCCCACAGACGCCATCCTGGAACCCTTCAGTGGTTTCTGGACTCTGACACATACCAGAAATGGATCCACGAGACCTCAGATTTGTATTCCGACGGACAGCCACAAGACCTCCGTACGCTCTTCTGTCCAGGCCCGGCAGGTGTAGGAAAGACGATCCTCACCTCTGCAGTAATCCAGGACCTTGGCCATCGTTTCGGGGAGGGTTCTGATTCTAATGTAGGCATTGCATACTTGTACTGCTTCTACAATTGCCAGGAACAACAGTCTACCCCAAATCTTCTACTTGTCCTTCTAGAACAGCTGGTTTCGAACCGATCTCGCCACCGGCCCCAAACCTGGGTTCCAAGTCATACACAAGAGAGGTTCGGCCCACCCATGACTAGCCCGCCGTCgctggccaagatcatgAAGTCTCTTGAGGAGGTCATTGCGAAATACGACCGCGTCTTCTTTGTCCTAGACGCGTTGGATGAATGTGCGCCCGGGGACCGAAATGCATTACGAAAAGAGCTATTCAGACTGCAAACTGAGAGCAAAGTCCATCCTTTTGCCACATCTGACTCCGACTCGGATGTGGAGCACATGTTTGCCAACGCGCCTTCGTTAGAAATCCAGGCTAACCAAGAGGATGTGCGATCGTATTTGGGATGGGGCATGGACGAGCTTCCAGCTTTTGTCAAGAAAGACCCtaccgtcaaggaggagatcaaggataccatcatcaaggccgcccCTGGGAG TAATCTCGAGATGCGGCTGCAAAAGTTCCCACTGTACTTCTATGCTGCGTTGCACTGGGGGTTCCACGCACGAATAGCCTTCCACAAGTTCCTTGATATGTCAAGTATGAAGCTTCGGTTTTTGAGCTCTAGTGCGCTGATAGAGGCGTCCTGTGATGTGGTGTTCAGGGTTGGGCAGTGGCCGCGAGACGAAGACTTTCCCGGGGACTATCCTAGTGGCATGAATGGGCTTCACATCGCAGCATACTTTGGGATCACTAACCTCGTCTGCGCACTTGGTTCAAGAGTAGGTGCCATGGTCAATGCCCTGGATGAATGGGGCTTCGCAGCACTCGCCTGGGCAGCGAACGAGGGACACGAGGAAACCGTCAAGGCCATTCTCGGATTCAGGGCCATAGATGTCAACATTCGGGACAGTCGAGGCCGGACACCCATTTCCCTTGCCGCTGGACACAGCCATACCTCCATTGTCAAGGACCTTCCGGACCACGGTGCGAACCCAAACTTCAAGGACTTTCGTCAGGCAACGCCACTATGGCACGCGGCCAAGGGAGGACACACCACCACGGTGGCTCTTCTCACCAGGCGCGACATAGATTTGGATGCTACCTCTGAAACGCCACTAGATTCGGCGGTATGGCATGACCACGAGGACCGGAAGGGCCGCACGCCGCTTGCGCTGGCTCTGGAGAAGGGGAATGAGGCGGTTGTGGGCCAGCTACGGGCCACTGGAGCCAGAGAAAAGGGACTGAATGAGTATCATGTCTTTctcaatgatgatgaggacggGAGGCAGGATGGCATAGACATGACACGCAAGCAGGCTGACGGGCCGGCATGGGACGTGGGAGGCGAGACTGAACAGGAAAGCGACGGGGCTTCACAGTCTTCCATGTCTGGAGAAGACTCATGGCAAGATGACTTCGAGAACCCTAATTGGCGGAAGGAGAGGGCTCGGAGGAGACGTTGGTTTAATCCGAATTGGTTCGACGATACTCCCGCAAACGGCGACGGAGACAGCAACCATAGCCGTTGGAGCGGTACCATCGACTTTTACTATCACCAAAGCGCATTGCGGCCGTAA
- a CDS encoding MFS domain-containing protein yields the protein MLKEAIGFRCTNPNLPPHHRHRQGYTSFFALFFKMATSEKELELQLPREDGNGETMELNNAQEQRVLSKFDRFVMPQMAILVLFAYLDRTNIGNARVFGFEEDTGMHGTQFNDVSMYFYISYVIFETPWVVAVKRFGPGRVLAIAIVSWSAITIGTGFVHNYGQVIACRVLLGFFEAGLFPALTFTISQIYPPANQGKRVAVLYISIALSGALGGLIAYGIQSMGARHGLSAWRWLFIIEGAISFLVGVACWVSLPTFPETAWFLKPEERSTMLVIKERNHPFKETQKFSWKQVVMALTDPMVYLSSCALFCSSIALFGFGTFLPTLLKGLDYTSLQANYLSIPVYVLASICVGITTFVSDRLNRRAICLIHSPLLVITGYAIAVGTGHKGVGFFAMFLVGAGVYSFNTVLVTWVSNNIQPDYKRSVAISMLISIGNASGLAASQIYPISDAPRYIMGNAISLGGEVIALLCIGLLYALLKYRMRQKQRMLAEGLESNGMEDDRGLGFKYVF from the exons ATGCTTAAAGAGGCGATCGGCTTCCGCTGCACAAACCCAAACTTGCCTCCTCATCACAGACACCGACAAGGATATACATCCTTCTTTGCACTGTTCTTCAAAATGGCAACCTCAGAGAAGGAGTtggagctccagctccctcgagaagatggcaATGGCGAGACCATGGAGCTGAACAACGCCCAGGAGCAGCGCGTTCTCTCTAAGTTTGACAGATTCGTCATGCCTCAGATGGCCATTCTTGTCCTCTTTGCCTACCTTGATCGAACAAACATTG GAAACGCCCGCGTCTTTGGCTTTGAGGAGGACACTGGAATGCACGGCACCCAGTTCAACGACGTCTCCATGTACTTTTACATCTCATATGTCATATTCGAAACACCATGGGTCGTCGCTGTCAAAAGATTCGGCCCGGGCCGcgtcctcgccatcgccatcgtcagcTGGAGTGCCATCACTATTGGCACCGGTTTCGTCCACAACTACGGCCAGGTCATTGCCTGCCGCGTCCTTCTCGGTTTCTTTGAAGCTGGTCTCTTCCCAGCCCTTACCTTCACCATTTCCCAGATCTACCCGCCAGCGAATCAAGGCAAGCGTGTCGCGGTTCTGTACATCTCCATCGCCCTGTCCGGGGCCCTCGGTGGTTTGATTGCCTACGGGATTCAGTCTATGGGCGCGCGACATGGGCTGTCGGCTTGGAGGTGGCTCTTCATCATTGAGGGAGCCATCTCAttcctcgtcggcgtcgcATGCTGGGTCAGCCTTCCTACTTTCCCGGAGACGGCGTGGTTCCTCAAGCCTGAGGAAAGGTCTACCATGCTGGTCATCAAGGAGCGGAACCATCCCTTCAAGGAGACTCAAAAGTTCTCATGGAAGCAGGTCGTCATGGCACTCACTGATCCCATGGTCTATCTCTCATCTTGCGCCCTATTCTGTTCATCCATCGCCCTCTTTGGCTTTGGTACTTTCCTTCCTACTCTACTGAAGGGCCTTGA CTACACTTCCCTCCAGGCGAATTACCTCAGCATCCCTGTCTACGTGCTCGCCTCCATCTGCGTAGGTATCACAACCTTTGTCTCTGACAGACTTAACCGTCGAGCAATCTGCCTGATCCATTCTCCTCTTTTGGTCATCACGGGATACGCTATTGCTGTCGGAACTGGCCACAAGGGGGTGGGCTTCTTTGCCATGTTCCTTGTGGGCGCCGGTGTCTACTCTTTCAACACCGTGCTTGTCAC ATGGGTGTCCAACAACATCCAGCCGGACTACAAGCGATCTGTGGCAATCTCCATGCTCATCTCGATTGGAAACGCTTCTGGACTGGCCGCCTCACAGATCTATCCCATCAGTGACGCTCCGCGATATATCATGGGAAATGCCATTTCCCTCGGTGGAGAGGTCATTGCTCTGCTATGCATCGGACTTTTGTATGCGCTCTTGAAGTATCGCATGCGCCAGAAGCAGCGCATGTTGGCTGAGGGCCTGGAGAGCAATGGCATGGAGGACGATCGGGGCCTAGGGTTCAAGTATGTGTTCTAG
- a CDS encoding MFS domain-containing protein: protein METATQPEMVETTRRGVHMAPPPTDTHQIIRRMNAAYDWTGPDDPDNPRNFPAIVRILSIASITSLAFASCFAGAIYAPAQEAVQQEFHQSRLVAVLPLSMYNLGMACGPIVGAPLSETYGRKTVFVATTPIFLLFMVGSGFSKNVVSLIICRFFAGVFAAPNINNVSATILDYSEPRYRGASLGIYYSIPSLGSTIAPLIGGFIVRSKGWRWTQWVAIMATIGLYIPVLFTKETYKKVVLRRRAIRMGLGDTSSQQISIARTFRHFFTVLILRPLHMLFTEPIVTLVSLYNGFIFGLLYTFVTSVPWIFRHYYDFDETSESLSYLGVTLGTFMACGPFVLIDFSFYQKRLTRWQRTHDDDEPLDPKNRLVPAMVGSLLLPTSLLIAGWTAQYRIYWFAPIFFQGMSMVASLLIYAGVNLFMLDSYGPLYGASANGAMMLSRYTLGFAFPLFALRMFQALGAGWATTILASCTLLMAPIPWCFWAFGEQLQKRSKYETSA, encoded by the coding sequence ATGGAGACCGCTACCCAGCCAGAAATGGTCGAAACGACCAGAAGAGGCGTGCACATGGCTCCTCCGCCGACGGACACACACCAGATTATCAGGCGGATGAATGCTGCCTACGATTGGACTGGCCCTGACGACCCGGACAACCCCCGCAACTTTCCAGCCATTGTGCGCATCCTCAGCATCGCCAGTATCACTTCACTTGCTTTTGCTAGCTGTTTCGCCGGTGCGATCTACGCCCCTGCTCAAGAGGCTGTCCAACAAGAATTCCATCAGAGTCGGCTTGTTGCCGTCCTACCGCTGTCAATGTACAACCTTGGCATGGCTTGCGGACCAATAGTCGGCGCCCCTCTCTCAGAGACCTATGGGCGGAAGACGGTGTTTGTAGCCACGACTCCAATCTTTCTTCTGTTCATGGTCGGGTCTGGGTTCTCCAAGAATGTGGTCAGCTTAATTATCTGCCGTTTCTTTGCTGGCGTGTTCGCCGCgccaaacatcaacaacgTCTCCGCTACTATCCTGGACTATTCGGAGCCTCGGTATCGCGGAGCCAGTCTTGGTATCTACTACTCTATCCCGTCTCTCGGCTCAACTATTGCTCCTCTGATTGGCGGCTTCATTGTACGATCTAAAGGTTGGCGATGGACGCAGTGGGTGGCTATCATGGCAACTATCGGCCTCTACATCCCAGTCCTATTCACCAAGGAGACCTATAAAAAGGTTgtcctccgccgccgagcTATCAGAATGGGCCTCGGGGATACTTCCTCTCAGCAAATATCAATAGCTAGGACCTTTCGACACTTCTTTACTGTCCTCATTCTGAGGCCTTTACACATGTTGTTTACCGAACCCATCGTCACCCTCGTCAGCTTGTACAACGGCTTCATCTTTGGACTGTTATATACGTTCGTCACATCGGTTCCCTGGATCTTCCGACACTACTACGATTTTGACGAAACCAGCGAATCTCTTTCGTACCTTGGCGTTACGCTTGGGACTTTTATGGCCTGCGGCCCCTTTGTCCTGATCGATTTTTCATTCTACCAGAAACGCCTCACACGATGGCAAAGAAcccacgacgacgacgagcctcTGGACCCAAAGAACCGCCTGGTACCTGCCATGGTGGGCAGTCTTCTCCTCCCAACCAGTCTTCTCATTGCCGGCTGGACAGCGCAATATCGCATCTACTGGTTCGcccccatcttcttccaaggCATGTCCATGGTGGCTTCGCTACTTATCTATGCTGGTGTAAATCTGTTCATGTTGGACTCTTACGGCCCTCTCTACGGCGCCTCGGCAAATGGTGCAATGATGCTCAGTAGGTATACTTTGGGCTTCGCGTTCCCACTGTTCGCGTTGCGCATGTTTCAAGCACTAGGCGCGGGATGGGCAACCACCATTTTGGCTTCCTGTACGTTACTAATGGCACCAATTCCGTGGTGCTTCTGGGCGTTTGGCGAGCAGCTGCAGAAGAGGAGCAAGTACGAAACGAGTGCATAG
- a CDS encoding Zn(2)-C6 fungal-type domain-containing protein, with product MATPVPEKTPAAKRTGSLPLRSRSGCLTCRTKHLKCDETKPNCQLCLSRGIKCGGYNRGLKWSTKHEKHAELADHDVQLSPKSQIGAAAPKRRRGRPRRKPLPGETSSVVSGSAVASNPGDTNWGLFSEFAFEKTNPPVEENDNAQLPDPPTNAICNDFSPPFDLDIPIGAIDNLQWTPDTLDLTTSIDGYSDGGSDLSLFPVQQSYSPVFIPPAVSDVPSSLVEFWFRDVCSLWSQYDSPTNSNRTLATALWSSSEAVSTSLQSMSSAYLSSKLPHMKKTSILMMSTATKAIENELQVVKSSPRLDVVPLGLIYGLFCIGTSICWLNATQLGIPFLKEAKALLYRINRQKRSLTEDERRLLRIFNKSWTYCELLLSVVSDTNPYNMYELDEIDDVGADEYPTAEPAPPIVDDIPHPWTGVSNTVSRLFTKTMRLCRNYRYHLTHPGLMAMRDHTTALKLIEEAKSLEEKLLGLDFESAPTNSETGDQKTPCRHLIDVAEAYRLAGLIHIYQTFPDLVLLRLPSHVSVLDNALIPWEECITPLSLRLVKLIQQLPPDSGSKMTQPLLCITAATGLRFDSSDSGSETTGSPPQQPAPTPSPFNLGGVEDCSMSEYIGRLIQSDEEIEQVTTITESRLKIVDARCFLLNRLDILETVLPPRPIIVAKSLVQAIWDEYDKELPGFASTHWIDVMERKNLRSLFG from the exons ATGGCTACTCCTGTCCCGGAGAAGACCCCGGCTGCCAAGCGGACCGGGAGCCTCCCCTTACGGTCCCGGTCGGGCTGCCTGACCTGTAGGACCAAGCAC CTCAAATGCGACGAGACAAAACCCAACTGCCAGCTCTGTCTCTCTCGTGGTATTAAATGCGGTGGGTACAACCGTGGCCTCAAGTGGTCTACCAAGCACGAGAAGCACGCCGAGCTGGCGGATCATGACGTCCAGCTGTCGCCAAAGTCACAGAttggcgctgctgctcccaAGAGACGTCGCGGCCGCCCGAGGCGGAAGCCACTGCCCGGAGAGACGTCATCTGTGGTTTCAGGTTCTGCTGTCGCGTCAAATCCCGGTGACACGAATTGGGGATTGTTTTCCGAGTTTGCCTTTGAGAAGACGAACCCACCCGTTGAGGAGAACGACAATGCACAGCTGCCTGATCCACCAACGAATGCAATTTGCAACGACTTCTCTCCCCCATTCGATCTGGACATCCCTATCGGTGCCATCGACAACCTGCAATGGACTCCGGATACCTTGGACTTGACGACCAGTATAGATGGCTATTCTGATGGCGGCAGCGACCTCTCTCTGTTCCCCGTGCAGCAAAGCTACAGCCCAGTCTTTATACCACCTGCAGTATCCGACGTCCCATCATCACTGGTCGAGTTTTGGTTCAGAGATGTCTGTTCTCTCTGGTCGCAATATGATTCTCCGACAAACTCCAACCGGACATTGGCTACCGCGCTCTGGTCATCTTCCGAAGCCGTCTCTACTAGCCTCCAGAGCATGTCATCGGCCTACCTCTCTTCAAAGCTACCCCACATGAAGAAGACATCGAtattgatgatgagcacGGCCACCAAGGCTATCGAGAACGAACTCCAGGTTGTCAAGTCGTCACCTCGTCTAGATGTTGTTCCCCTCGGTTTGATCTATGGGCTTTTCTGTATAGGGACTAGTATCTGCTGGCTGAACGCCACGCAACTCGGAATACCTTTTCtgaaggaagccaaggctcTCTTATATCGAATAAACCGACAAAAGCGAAGCCTAACAGAAGATGAAAGACGGCTTTTACGCATTTTCAACAAGAGCTGGACATACTGCGAACTGCTCCTGTCAGTCGTTTCTGACACAAACCCCTATAACATGTACGAGCtggatgagattgatgatgttggggCTGATGAGTATCCTACTGCCGAGCCGGCTCCCCCGATTGTGGACGACATACCACATCCTTGGACAGGCGTCTCGAATACTGTTTCGCGGCTGTTTACCAAGACCATGAGGCTTTGCCGCAACTATCGCTATCACCTAACGCATCCTGGCCTAATGGCTATGCGTGATCACACGACCGCGTTGAAGCTCATTGAAGAGGCAAAATCGCTGGAAGAGAAACTGCTGGGACTGGACTTTGAATCTGCGCCGACGAATAGCGAGACTGGAGATCAAAAGACGCCATGCCGGCATCTTATCGATGTTGCTGAGGCATATCGACTAGCGGGTTTGATACACATCTATCAGACATTCCCGGACCTGGTTCTGCTAAGGCTACCGAGCCACGTCTCAGTCCTCGACAATGCTTTGATTCCTTGGGAAGAATGCATCACCCCCCTGAGCCTTCGTCTGGTCAAGTTGATCCAGCAGCTTCCCCCCGACTCAGGCAGCAAAATGACACAGCCTCTCCTCTGTATCACAGCGGCCACAGGGCTCAGATTCGATTCTTCGGACTCAGGGTCCGAAACCACAGGGTCTCCCCCACAACAGCCTGCCCCGACTCCATCACCCTTCAACCTCGGCGGCGTCGAAGACTGCAGCATGTCGGAGTACATCGGCCGTCTGATCCAATCAGACGAAGAGATTGAGCAGGTTACCACGATTACCGAGTCACGCCTCAAGATTGTTGATGCCCGGTGTTTTCTCCTTAACAGGCTGGACATTCTGGAAACTGTCCTTCCGCCTAGGCCAATCATTGTGGCCAAGAGTCTTGTACAGGCTATCTGGGACGAGTATGACAAAGAACTACCGGGATTTGCCTCGACCCATTGGATCGATGTCATGGAGAGGAAGAATTTGCGGTCGTTGTTCGGATAA